One segment of Plasmodium gaboni strain SY75 chromosome 3, whole genome shotgun sequence DNA contains the following:
- a CDS encoding hypothetical protein (conserved Plasmodium protein, unknown function) has protein sequence MNKMGSISNDMVPRLGFEEIRSEMTKYGVDIYPSTLKNPSTEDIQGVYSICIKYILNKDIQTIRIEEYTGSLICPMPKVDGSDLMGNDGKNHFQAIGNLRFIRHCEKINKILNLDNILSYIFKPVGSYMTKLINAFIHFMKYRDQLYNENNEKIKSIQEKKQKCDILESELKTIENELNELILKHEDIKNNIIKEKNIKRNYEEEIIKNQNLLNSQQSLIISLNSTKDKIVNETNELLFQYSRNRQKKEDLEDQIVPSPEKLQQYNEELKDLLHEHLSHFEEEKKKNEDMKNKMNIADTCIKKLVDLLTALDKHIENTIKLHIEKKNNLKNIEKKFKSLSDEKQNLITKNTQHDQIIQDTKENLKQQQTKWNQKINHEQKNTILIQQNVKDIYQKVEDLNIKTNREINQINNIIKHIQDITNNYNKNILLICELIQNTKNSHNMLTQKVINNIKTGISANT, from the coding sequence ATGAATAAGATGGGCAGTATTTCAAACGATATGGTTCCAAGACTTGGTTTTGAAGAGATAAGGAGTGAAATGACCAAATATGGTGTGGACATATATCCAAGTACATTAAAAAACCCGAGCACAGAAGATATACAAGGAGTATATagtatatgtataaaatatatattaaataaagatattCAGACTATACGTATAGAAGAATATACAGGAAGTTTAATATGCCCAATGCCAAAAGTTGATGGTTCTGATTTAATGGGTAATGATGGTAAGAATCATTTCCAAGCTATTGGGAATTTAAGATTTATTCGACATTGTGAAAAGATTAATAAGATATTAAATTTAGATAACATATtaagttatatatttaaacCAGTAGGTAGTTATATGacaaaattaataaatgcatttatacattttatgAAATATCGAGAtcaattatataatgagaataatgaaaagataaaaagtattcaagaaaaaaaacaaaaatgtGATATTTTAGAAAGTGAATTAAAAACAATagaaaatgaattaaatgaattaattttaaaacatgaagatataaagaataatattataaaagaaaagaatattaaaagaaattatgaagaagaaattataaaaaatcaaaatttattaaattcaCAACAAAGTCTTATAATATCTTTAAATTCAACAAAAGATAAAATCGTAAATGAAACAAATGAATTACTATTTCAATATTCAAGAAAtagacaaaaaaaagaagattTAGAAGATCAAATTGTTCCATCACCTGAAAAATTACAACAATATaatgaagaattaaaaGATCTTCTTCATGAACATTTATCTCATTttgaagaagaaaaaaaaaaaaatgaagatatgaaaaataaaatgaatatagCTGATACttgtattaaaaaattagtAGATTTATTAACTGCATTAGATAAACATATTGAAAATACAATTAAATTAcatattgaaaaaaaaaataatcttaaaaatatagagaaaaaatttaaatctttatcagatgaaaaacaaaatcttattacaaaaaatacACAGCATGATCAAATTATACAAGATACAAAAGAAAATCTAAAACAACAACAAACAAAATGGaatcaaaaaattaatcatgaacaaaaaaacactatattaatacaacaaaatgtaaaagatatatatcAAAAGGTTGAAGATCTCAatattaaaacaaataGAGAAATTAACcaaattaataatatcatcaAACATATACAAGATATTActaataattataataaaaatattcttcTTATATGTGAACTTATACAAAACACAAAAAATTCTCACAACATGCTTACACAGAAAGTAATcaacaatataaaaacagGCATCAGCGCAAACACGTGa
- a CDS encoding putative inorganic pyrophosphatase (transcript variant 1; alternatively spliced) codes for MGSKLINVEGSNNTDENKYNSNNVVNINNKMNKNDYFIETNKELKINLNFQNNNIISNIFSNINVYDKLSNIFINNKKTYMLKYNNNINEENFFISYLEKKDDNNFVSISPWHNIDLKNDDGTYNMIVEISKYNYIKLEIQLKEKFNIIKQDKKKGKLRYYHNSIYWNYGALPQTYEYPKHIYQNKSKTNNEPLFFNGDNDPLDIIDIGSASLKIGQVVPVKILGAFTLIDEGELDWKIIAINKEDKHYEDINSLSDIDKYYPHTLSLLLEWFRSYKMADTKKLNLISKQLYDKKESEELITKTHHYYLEFLQDVKKLKEEHIKENIKENIKEHIKEHDYANTQNVQSNYNKLNNIDDEIIDNNLLEDINITYYKSDSSYKPDLNIWTP; via the exons ATGGGCAGTAAACTTATAAATGTTGAAGGAAGTAACAATACAGATgagaataaatataatagtAACAATGTAgtaaacataaataataaaatgaataagaatgattattttatagagacaaataaagaattaaaaattaatttgaattttcaaaataataatattatatccaatattttttcaaatattaaTGTATATGATAAGTTaagtaatatttttataaataataaaaaaacctatatgttaaaatataataataatataaatgaagaaaatttttttatatcatatcttgaaaaaaaagatgataataattttgtcTCTATATCACCTTGGCATAATATTGATcttaaaaatgatgatggtacttataatatgattgtagaaatttcaaaatataattatattaaattagaaatacaattaaaagaaaaatttaatattattaaacaagataaaaaaaaaggaaaacTTAGATACTATCATAATTCTATTTATTGGAACTATGGAGCATTACCACAAACATATGAATATCcaaaacatatatatcaaaacaaatcaaaaacaaataacgaaccattattttttaatggAGATAATGATCCATTAGATATTATAGATATTGGAAGTGCTTCTCTAAAAATCGGCCAAGTCGTACCCGTCAAG attTTGGGAGCATTCACACTAATTGACGAAGGAGAACTGGACTGGAAAATTATTGCCATAAAC AAAGAAGATAAACACTATGAAGATATCAACTCGTTAAGCGACATCGACAAATACTATCCACATACTCTGAGCTTATTACTTGAGTGGTTCAGATCATATAAAATGGCGGATACAAAGAAATTAAATCTAATATCTAAACAATTATATGACAAAAAAGAAAGTGAAGAACTTATAACCAAAACacatcattattatttagaGTTTCTACAAGATgtaaagaaattaaaagaagaacacattaaagaaaatattaaagagAATATTAAAGAACATATTAAAGAACATGATTATGCAAATACACAAAATGTGCAATCTAATTATaacaaattaaataatattgacGATGAAATTATCGATAATAATCTTCTGGaagatattaatataacataCTATAAATCTGATAGTTCTTACAAGCCAGATCTCAACATATGGACAccataa
- a CDS encoding hypothetical protein (conserved Plasmodium protein, unknown function), which yields MNKLYIFIGIIFIILCSDFSNNVNENNIWKSHYSIFLKERFNRNNNYYNEYNNIGRKKIKKRKYIYPPNLGYIFLPFNNKLGRSNTYNNVSRNECIVDYITNRKMQKENIFLFHNVQAINKKMKLKYHVCICAENKKRNNHVFMDNKWGESFQNDKTEGVIDKNIPSNLINNDNENNPEYEGMPNHLSDSNLESALKKAEEYIKGKKDDIIERREKEKKKKIVEKMKGDEDVFSDKLLDLKIYDMLKYVYRNNIYRTSHELVNNVCMWMKNTYSSYVDTNKEIERRKKMKQEKDKVENKEEDKEKDAKDEEKKEELINSSDNQSNTKQNETDINYKRVDVNIDEDITKGGNPPKKKENEIESEIIEKDISTNYSKDRNVQYLNTFSFNKNNEKLNNEMESLKLYNKKNLSKYFFSLYKGNILKQLVTEGEDLQQKDEYMERKKKKDDINKCDSNNNNMLHNNNNLLDNNNNMLHNNNNMLHNNNNMLHNNNNLLDNNYLDKRVKDTLTQELFLYDEEYYIDKERYMKSNVTIEFNIYDTYSDNVILNNKKTNSTMLEFPLIDSHHIIQKCILTMKKLEKAIFYIKNNLLFHTFNYNDNPTNNDDRNIYDVIINEEWVKMELYLCNIYGINEKWMGITPNMFENEEKTNMFLKNYNMENPQNNIITLGDPNNNSKAVTNDTNDEIINKINDDKNGTLKKNTTQVDKGPSNNNVTDVLNNSGYVPCAGLKDGNVESDKNVASDKNVESDKNVESDKNVPSDKYLLSDKNNEVIEKNSCDAVVDEASQKRREEIIRKTEEYERRKELEIKSDLLLRKLENEMKYDPDHYMWKDLYPQLSEHHKKKTDKYFENLKKEMSENKCSRGYTDNIKKKQSMKGYDIGEKIEGRTKYYIWHENMFSFSLYFFLRPYIKKKHILIDIDNHFFSLTINKHNIIKDIFNHPINSSDSVWSLTDNEDNLSTQNQVTDMQFPVYDITNIQDEEIQRFIKSKYSLVYNIYKDNNHRYMWGSIFKSS from the coding sequence atgaacaaattatatatatttataggaataatatttattatattatgttcTGACTTTAGTAATAATGTAAATGAAAACAATATATGGAAATCTCATTATTCCATTTTTTTGAAAGAAAGATTTAATAGAAacaataattattataatgaatataataatataggtaggaaaaaaataaagaaaagaaaatatatttatccTCCAAACCTTggttatatatttctaccttttaataataaactTGGTCGTTCTAATACTTACAATAATGTATCAAGAAATGAATGTATAGTTGATTATATAACAAACAGAAAGATGcaaaaggaaaatattttcctttttcaTAATGTGCAAGCaataaataagaaaatgaaattaaaatatcatgtatgtatatgtgctgaaaataaaaaaagaaataacCATGTGTTCATGGATAATAAATGGGGAGAATCTTTTCAAAATGACAAGACAGAAGGAGTAATTGATAAAAACATTCCTAgtaatttaattaataatgaCAATGAAAATAATCCTGAGTATGAGGGTATGCCTAACCACCTAAGCGATAGTAATTTAGAAAGTGCTCTGAAGAAAGCagaagaatatattaaaggAAAAAAAGATGATATAATAGAAAGAAGggaaaaagaaaaaaagaaaaaaattgttGAAAAAATGAAAGGTGATGAAGATGTTTTTTCAGATAAGTTATTagatttaaaaatatatgatatgttaaaatatgtatatagaaataatatatataggaCATCTCATGAATTAGTAAATAATGTATGCATGTGGATGAAAAATACGTATTCTTCTTATGTAGATACTAATAAAGAAATAGAAcgaagaaaaaaaatgaagcAAGAAAAAGATAAGGTAGAAAATAAGGAAgaagataaagaaaaagatgcaaaagatgaagaaaaaaaagaggaattaataaattcaAGTGATAATCAAAGTAATACAAAACAGAACGAAACTgatattaattataaaaggGTCGATGTTAATATTGATGAAGATATAACAAAAGGAGGAAACCCCCCCAAAAAAAAGGAGAACGAAATTGAAAGTGAAATTATAGAAAAAGATATTTCAACAAATTATAGTAAAGATAGAAATGTACAGTATTTAAAtactttttcttttaataaaaataatgaaaaacTGAATAATGAAATGGAGAGCTTAAAAttgtataataaaaaaaatttaagtaaatattttttttctctctataaaggaaatatattaaaacaGTTGGTAACTGAAGGTGAGGATCTACAACAGAAGGATGAATATATggaaagaaaaaaaaaaaaggatgacataaataaatgtgatagtaataataataatatgttacataataataataatttgttagataataataataatatgttacataataataataatatgttacataataataataatatgttacataataataataatttgttagataataattacTTGGATAAAAGAGTAAAAGACACACTAACACAGgaattatttctttatgatgaagaatattatatagataaaGAAAGATATATGAAATCCAATGTTACTATagaatttaatatttatgatacTTATAGTGATAAtgttattttaaataataaaaaaacaaattcAACTATGTTAGAGTTCCCATTAATAGATAGtcatcatattattcaGAAGTGTATATTAacaatgaaaaaattagaaaaggctatattttatattaaaaataatttattatttcatacATTTAACTACAATGATAACCCTacaaataatgatgatagaaatatttatgatgttataataaatgaagaatGGGTTAAAATggaattatatttatgtaatatatatggtATCAATGAAAAATGGATGGGTATTACTCCTAATATGTttgaaaatgaagaaaagacaaatatgtttttaaaaaattataacatGGAGAATCctcaaaataatattattactttaGGGGACccaaataataattctaaAGCAGTAACTAATGACACGAATGatgaaattataaataaaataaatgatgataaaaatggtaccttaaaaaaaaatactaCTCAAGTTGATAAGGGTCctagtaataataatgtaacggatgttttaaataattcaGGGTATGTGCCATGCGCTGGTTTGAAGGATGGAAATGTTGAGAGTGACAAAAATGTTGCAAGTGACAAAAATGTTGAGAGTGACAAAAATGTTGAAAGTGACAAAAATGTTCCAAGTGACAAATATCTTTTAAGTGACAAGAATAACGAAGTGATCGAAAAGAACTCATGCGATGCAGTGGTGGATGAAGCTAGCCAAAAGAGAAGAGAAGAAATTATAAGAAAGACTGAAGAATATGAAAGGAGAAAAGAAttagaaataaaaagtgatttattattaagaAAATTAGAAAACGAAATGAAATACGATCCAGATCATTACATGTGGAAAGATTTATATCCTCAATTAAGTGAGCATCATAAAAAGAAGACtgataaatattttgaaaatttaaaaaaagaaatgagTGAGAATAAATGTAGTAGAGGATATAcagataatataaaaaagaaacaaagTATGAAAGGATATGATATAGGTGAAAAAATTGAAGgaagaacaaaatattatatatggcatgaaaatatgtttagtttttctttatatttttttttacgtccatatataaaaaaaaaacatattcttatagatatagataatcatttcttttcattaacaataaataaacataatattataaaggATATTTTTAATCATCCTATAAATTCTTCAGATTCTGTTTGGTCCTTGACAGATAATGAAGATAACCTTTCTACTCAAAACCAAGTGACTGACATGCAATTTCCTGTATATGATATAACTAATATACAAGATGAGGAAATACAAAGGTTTATTAAGAGTAAATATTCTTTggtatataatatatataaggaTAACAATCATAGGTATATGTGGGGGTCTATATTTAAATCATCATAG
- a CDS encoding putative inorganic pyrophosphatase (transcript variant 2; alternatively spliced), with amino-acid sequence MYIYIFFCIFLCMSMGLSNMFREHNVMTPMKMRSFINKSVKRNLGDYSKGRMGSKLINVEGSNNTDENKYNSNNVVNINNKMNKNDYFIETNKELKINLNFQNNNIISNIFSNINVYDKLSNIFINNKKTYMLKYNNNINEENFFISYLEKKDDNNFVSISPWHNIDLKNDDGTYNMIVEISKYNYIKLEIQLKEKFNIIKQDKKKGKLRYYHNSIYWNYGALPQTYEYPKHIYQNKSKTNNEPLFFNGDNDPLDIIDIGSASLKIGQVVPVKILGAFTLIDEGELDWKIIAINKEDKHYEDINSLSDIDKYYPHTLSLLLEWFRSYKMADTKKLNLISKQLYDKKESEELITKTHHYYLEFLQDVKKLKEEHIKENIKENIKEHIKEHDYANTQNVQSNYNKLNNIDDEIIDNNLLEDINITYYKSDSSYKPDLNIWTP; translated from the exons atgtatatatatatttttttttgtatattctTATGTATGTCTATGG gTTTGAGTAATATGTTTCGAGAGCATAATGTAATGACTCCAATGAAGATGAGatcttttattaataaaagtGTAAAA AGAAATTTGGGTGATTATAGTAAAGGAAGGATGGGCAGTAAACTTATAAATGTTGAAGGAAGTAACAATACAGATgagaataaatataatagtAACAATGTAgtaaacataaataataaaatgaataagaatgattattttatagagacaaataaagaattaaaaattaatttgaattttcaaaataataatattatatccaatattttttcaaatattaaTGTATATGATAAGTTaagtaatatttttataaataataaaaaaacctatatgttaaaatataataataatataaatgaagaaaatttttttatatcatatcttgaaaaaaaagatgataataattttgtcTCTATATCACCTTGGCATAATATTGATcttaaaaatgatgatggtacttataatatgattgtagaaatttcaaaatataattatattaaattagaaatacaattaaaagaaaaatttaatattattaaacaagataaaaaaaaaggaaaacTTAGATACTATCATAATTCTATTTATTGGAACTATGGAGCATTACCACAAACATATGAATATCcaaaacatatatatcaaaacaaatcaaaaacaaataacgaaccattattttttaatggAGATAATGATCCATTAGATATTATAGATATTGGAAGTGCTTCTCTAAAAATCGGCCAAGTCGTACCCGTCAAG attTTGGGAGCATTCACACTAATTGACGAAGGAGAACTGGACTGGAAAATTATTGCCATAAAC AAAGAAGATAAACACTATGAAGATATCAACTCGTTAAGCGACATCGACAAATACTATCCACATACTCTGAGCTTATTACTTGAGTGGTTCAGATCATATAAAATGGCGGATACAAAGAAATTAAATCTAATATCTAAACAATTATATGACAAAAAAGAAAGTGAAGAACTTATAACCAAAACacatcattattatttagaGTTTCTACAAGATgtaaagaaattaaaagaagaacacattaaagaaaatattaaagagAATATTAAAGAACATATTAAAGAACATGATTATGCAAATACACAAAATGTGCAATCTAATTATaacaaattaaataatattgacGATGAAATTATCGATAATAATCTTCTGGaagatattaatataacataCTATAAATCTGATAGTTCTTACAAGCCAGATCTCAACATATGGACAccataa